CTATGAAAATGGCTATTCATTTGACATTGTTGAGGATTTGGGCACAAGTGGCAATGACTGGGCATGGTCAACGATTGTCCAGGAGATTGATGCCGGCTATGCGCTGGTCTGGTCAGCCTTGTGGCAGATTCACTCCCTTGCCGCCTATGGCTACCGGACACCGGAAAAGGACATCTATGTCCATAACACCTGGTGGAAGCCGGCAGAGTGGTGGCATTATTCCGGTCCTGACCGCTCCCATGTGGCATCGCCCCATCCTGGAGGTGGTGATGAGCACAAACTGGAGGTGCGCTATCCTTTAGGAGATACATTCTACAACTCCATTGGCAGGGGTGAGATTCTGCAGATTGGTGATACGGTTGAAGTGCGCTGGGACAACTTTGGCACACCCGGGGACTGGGTTGCAATTGACATCTCCTTCAATGCCGGGGTGGACTGGAGTCTCTTGGACAGTGTGCCTGATACCGGGACCTACAACTGGTTTATTGACCCGACACTTTCCTCCTGCGATTCGGTGCGGCTGAGGTTCCGACAGTATCGCAATGGCATTCTTGTATCTGCTGATGGCACTTTTGGCTGCTTTCGGCTCTTGCGCGGACCTTTGCCGCCGAGCCCGCTTGCGCCCCCTAACGGTCACCAGATTTTCTCGCCGCCGATAGTCCTTTTGGTTGATACCACCAGAACCGATATTGACAGTTTTTGTTTCCGGGTGATTTCCGGTGGGAGCGATACCATCTGGTCCTGCGTTGGGGTTTCTCCCCGTTGCTCGTTGCCCGATACCATCTTCACCTATGGCAGGTCTTACAAATGGGTTTGCAAAGGGCGGAACCGGCTTGACTGGGGCGATTTCTCCACACCCTGGTCATTCTGGGTGAGGTTCAGACCTGGTATTGAGGAGAAAAACAGCCCCGCCCCGGCTCCTGGGGTGAAGATTCAGGGTGCAAATGTGCGACTCTTAAGTCAGGGCGGGGTTGAGTTTCAGGGGGGAAAGGGGCTAAAGGTTTATAACGCCACTGGCGAACTTGTGCGCACGCTCAAGCCTCTTGATGGTAATCGGCTCATCTGGGACCTGAAGGGTGAGGATGGCAGGCCTGTGCCTGCGGGGATGTATTTTGTCCGCTCCTTTGATGAAAAGGTTGGCGGTGTGCAGAAACTGGTAATTTTGAACTGAAAATAAGGGGTGCAGGAGCAAAAAGTCCTTCTTAACTGCGCTCAGATTCTCACGATGGCGGATGAGGGTCTGGGAATAATTGCAGGCGGGGCTTTGCGGATTAAAGGGGAGCGGGTTGTTGAGATTGGCAGGGGTTTGCAGCCCGAGCCCGGTGAGGAGAGAATTGACTGTCAAAATTCGGTGGTTATGCCCGGTTTTGTTGACCCTCATACCCATCTGGTTTTTGCCTCCTGGCGCGCGGATGAGTTTGAGATGCGGCTTTTGGGGAAAAGTTATAAGGAGATTCTTGAGGCGGGTGGCGGGATTCTTGCCACGGTGAAAATGACAAGGGAGGCGAGTGAGGATGAACTTTTCCAGACCGCACTGGGGCGGTTGAAGGAGATGGTCTCCTGGGGAACAACAACAGTGGAGGTAAAGTCGGGTTATGGTCTTGATAAGGAGAATGAACTGAAGTTGTTGCGGGTAGTTAAGCGGCTGAATGAGGCAGGTCTGATTGAGGTAATTCCGACATTTATGGGTGCCCATGCGGTGCCGAAGGGGATGGAAAAGAAGGAGTATATCAGGCTGGTAATTGAGGAGATGCTGCCCGAGGTTGCCCAAAAGAAACTGGCAAGGTTCTGTGATGTCTTCTGTGAAAACTTTGTGTTTAATTCCGAGGAGAGCAAGATGATTCTTGAGGCGGGAAAGGGGTTCGGTCTTTTGCCTTTGATCCATGCCGATGAGGTTGAGAGTTCAGGTGGGGCTGAGGTTGCTGGTGAGGTTGGCGCGATTGCTGCCAGTCATCTGCTGCAGCCGTCAGACACAGGTCTAAAGATGATGGCGGAAAAGGGGGTAATTGCTACTCTTCTGCCCGCAACCGCCCTTTTTTTGCAGGAGCGACATAAACCGCCGGTGAAGAAAATGCGCGAATTGGGGATTCAGATGGCTTTGGGAACAGACTTTAACCCGGGCTCATCAACCCTGCTTGCCCAGGTTCTGACAGTGCAGTTTGCCTGCCTGTATTACGGGCTGACCATTGTTGAGGCTTTGCGCGGGGTAACAATCAATGCGGCAAGGGCGCTGAAGATGGAAAGGGAGATTGGTAGCATTGAGCCGGGGAAAAGGGCAGATATTGTGATTACCGATGTGCCTGATTACCGGCATCTGGCATATCGGCTTGGACACAATCCGGTAAGGATGGTGTTGAGCCGGGGCAAGATAGTGTATCATAGAGAAGGGGGTTAGGATGAACAGCCTCTGCCACTGGGAGATTCCGGCAACCGATTTGAAAAGGTCAAAAGATTTTTACGCCCGTCTTTTCGGCTGGAGGATGACCGATTTTTCTGAAGAGTACATTATGTTTGCTGTTGAGGAAGGACCGGGCGGTGGCATCTTCAAGGTTGAGAAGATGCCCGAACCCGGCATCGATGTGTATATCAAGGTGAAAGACATTCCCGCAACACTGAAAAGGGTTGAGGAGCTTGGCGGCAGGATAGAAAAGCCTAAGACCGAAATCGGGGGCGGGTTCGGCTATTACGCCTTTTTCCGTGACCCGTGCGGGTGCAGGATTGGCATCTGGGCAAAGGATTAGCCGGGGTTATTCGCCTTCCTCGGGTTTTGGCTGATAGTCAACCCCTGGAATCCAGATGTTTTGGCTTGCAGGCGTTTGGGGGACAATTGGTTCTGGACGCCCACGGTTGCGCAGATACAGATAACCCAAGATGAGGATTCCGGCAAGGATAGCCACAATAATCAAAAGGTCGTAAAGGCTGCGCCAGCCGCTGCGGATGCGTTCCACCTCGTCAAAATCAACCCGGCTGATTTTCTCCTCAGTTGCCTTTGGCTTTTTCTCCTCAGCGCGCATCGGTTAATAATAACAAGGAAAGAGCTCTCTGTCAAGAGGAAGCGCAGGTCCAATACCATTGGAAATCGGGTTATAATTGTCCGTTTGATTTCACCAGCCAGCAGGACCTTACCCTTTGGGTTTGGGGAGGTGATGATGGCAACAGGTGATTTGGTTGGGGTTGGAGGGTTATAGGGAAGGTTCGGGAGTTTTTGACTGATAGGATAAAAAATCAAAAGCCAAACCACATAAACAACCCATAGGGGGATGGTAGAGGGGGTGGGGTGTAAATTTGGTTATTTTATTGCTAACATATTGAAATTCAATGTCATATATCAATTTTCCCCATTTGCCTTTTGTATACTTATAGGTATACTTAACCGGATGTCAAAAACAGCCAAATTTGCGGGTAGGATTTTTTAGTATTCTGGGGGCAGGTTGAGGAGCTGGGAATAGGAGAAGACCGGTCCGTCCTTGCAGACATATTTCGGACCGATGTTGCAGTGACCGCATTTGCCAATCCCGCACTTCATCCGGTTTTCAAGGGAGAGGAATATCTGGTCTGGCTTGAACCCCAAATCCTTTAAGACCGGATGGGTGTACTTAATCATTATCGGCGGACCGCACACCAGGGCAATCGCATTAGCCGCTGGCGGTGCCACCTCCTTTAAGACATTGGGCACAAGACCCTCCCTTTTTGGCCAGTCAGCGCCATTGAGCCGGTCAACGCAGAGGACCAGTTGCAAATCAGGGCTTTTTTCCCATTGACGGATTTCATCCTTGTACAACAGTTCGCCAGGGGAGCGGGCGCCATAGATTGCGGTGATTTTGCCGAAGTTCTGCCGGTTTTCCGGCAAGAGGAGATGGGCGATGGTGGCGCGCAGGGTGGTAAAGGAAAATCCGCCCGAGACAATCACCACATCCCTGCCCGTCATCAGTTCCAATGGATAA
The window above is part of the candidate division WOR-3 bacterium genome. Proteins encoded here:
- the hutI gene encoding imidazolonepropionase, coding for MQEQKVLLNCAQILTMADEGLGIIAGGALRIKGERVVEIGRGLQPEPGEERIDCQNSVVMPGFVDPHTHLVFASWRADEFEMRLLGKSYKEILEAGGGILATVKMTREASEDELFQTALGRLKEMVSWGTTTVEVKSGYGLDKENELKLLRVVKRLNEAGLIEVIPTFMGAHAVPKGMEKKEYIRLVIEEMLPEVAQKKLARFCDVFCENFVFNSEESKMILEAGKGFGLLPLIHADEVESSGGAEVAGEVGAIAASHLLQPSDTGLKMMAEKGVIATLLPATALFLQERHKPPVKKMRELGIQMALGTDFNPGSSTLLAQVLTVQFACLYYGLTIVEALRGVTINAARALKMEREIGSIEPGKRADIVITDVPDYRHLAYRLGHNPVRMVLSRGKIVYHREGG
- a CDS encoding VOC family protein, with amino-acid sequence MNSLCHWEIPATDLKRSKDFYARLFGWRMTDFSEEYIMFAVEEGPGGGIFKVEKMPEPGIDVYIKVKDIPATLKRVEELGGRIEKPKTEIGGGFGYYAFFRDPCGCRIGIWAKD
- a CDS encoding FAD/NAD(P)-binding protein, whose amino-acid sequence is MNNPYLPLPMRIERVVIENDARDLKTFDLAFVNDSDRKGFQFLPGQFAFLSIAGVGEAPFGIASAPHEPLIKFTVKRVGVFTTALHELEPGAIIGMRGPWGNFYPLELMTGRDVVIVSGGFSFTTLRATIAHLLLPENRQNFGKITAIYGARSPGELLYKDEIRQWEKSPDLQLVLCVDRLNGADWPKREGLVPNVLKEVAPPAANAIALVCGPPIMIKYTHPVLKDLGFKPDQIFLSLENRMKCGIGKCGHCNIGPKYVCKDGPVFSYSQLLNLPPEY